The genomic region GCCTATCCTAATGGCAACTGGGATCATCGTACTGAAAAATTAATCCAGAACAAAGGTATTTCAGTAGCTTTTTTATTTAATCATGAATTGAATAAAAAAAGTTTGAATCCTTTAAGGATTTCCCGTATAGCAGTTAATACAAATGATGATTTACCAGAATTCAAAGTGAAAGTCTCGGGTCTTCATTCCAGAATATTGTCTTTAAAAAAATCCTTATCTACTTGAATTTATGAATTTAAATCCGATCAATTATTCAAATGACGTACCTGAGATAGTTGCACTTCTCCGCACCAGTTTAAGTGATAATCATACTACTGAAAATTTTATGTGGAAGCATTATGATAATCCTTTCGGAAAATCCTATGGTTTATTAGCGAGGGATAAGAATATAATTGTTGGTGCGAGAATGTTCATGTTCTGGGAATTTCGCAAAGCGAACAGGGTATTAAGAGCCATACGTCCTGTAGATACCATCACGCATCCAGAATATAGAGGAAAAGGGATTTTTAAAAAACTAACCTTACAAGGGCTTGATGACTGTAAGGGAGAGTATGATTTTGTATTCAACACACCTAATATTAATAGCTTTCCCGGTTATATCAAAATGGGTTGGAATAAATACGATAAGGATTTAAATTTCAAAATTGCATTAACATTTAATCTGAAAAGAAAAGGGTCTATAAAACTTTTGGAACAGAAAGAGTTTGACTTACAAAATATAAATCTAGCATCTCCAGACTTCAGAACTAATTTCTCCGGTAACTATCTGCGATGGCGTTATCTGGATAAATTATATAAGGTAGCTAAATTTGAAAAAGATTCTATACAGGTGTTATTGTTTTACAAATTAGAGAAAATTAAAGGTGTTAAAACTCTAATTATTCAAGATATACTTGGAGATTACCAAATGCATAAATCTGCGGTAACGGCCTTAGCAAATTATATAAATGTATATATTGTTTTTTATCTAAATACGCCATTGCTTAACCTTAATTTTTATATTTCAAAAAAGAGGCACAATTCAATTGTAGTTGTTAAGGGTGATAAAGAAAAGATACCTGCTTCTTTAAGTTTCTCGGCTGGAGATCTCGACGGAAGGCTGTAATTTATAAGCTCAAGAAAAAAAATCTATGAAAGTTTTACTACTAATGAATTCGTTAGGTGCAGGAGGAGCTGAGAGGTCGATGGTTGAATTTGCCAAATTTCTTCATGGCAAACCAGATATTTCAGTTTCCTTTGTATGCCTAGAGCGTCGTAAAATTGGCTTGGAAGAAGAAGTTGAAGATTCTGGAGTAAGAACATTATACTACTGGGGTAAGAAGGGTTATAAAACTAAAAGTCAATTTCTCCTGAAAATTCTAAGATCAGAAAGACCGGATATCATTCATTCTGTTCTGGTAGACTCGAATATTGTGTTACGCTTTGCCCGGCTATTTTACAAAAGTGGCAGTGTAGTGCAGAGTCTGGTTAATACACCTTATTCGCACGAACGTAAGAAAGATAACCAACTGCCGTGGCATAAATTTTTATTAGCAAAACAATTGGATAAATGGACGGCAAGAATGATTCCTGACATTTTTTATCACTCAATTACTAAGGAGGTCTTAAACCATTATATACCTATATACGGGATAAAGAATAATTTTAGGGTAATTTATAGGGGTAGGTATGAGAATAAATTCTTGGGGGTAAAATCAGAAAATAAAAATTTCACTCTTATAAATGCTGGAAGACAGGAGTTTGCCAAAGCTCAAATAGATATACTAAAAGCTCTCAAGTATCTACGTAGTAAATATCAGTTGACAGATATAAAATTTCAATTGCTAGGTAGACCCGGCCATTATACAAAAAAGATAAATGACTTTATTGCTGAAAATGATCTGGAAGATCAGGTAGAGATCCCGGGATTTGTAAAAAATGTGGAAGAAAGATTGGTGAAAGCTGATGTATTCGTTTTTCCATCCTATTATGAAGGTCTTGGCGGAGCACTTATTGAAGCTTTTGCTGCAAAACTTCCCTGCATTTGTTCAAACATACCAGTATTAAAAGAGGTGGTAGGAAGTGAAAAAGGTGCGCTATTTTGTGATCCTGGCGATTATCAGAAGCTTGGAGATAATATTTATCAATTATATAATGATGAAAACTTGAGAAAAGAGCTCAGTGAATATTCCTATACAAATTTTGAAAAAAAATATAAGTTAGAAAAAATTAATACTGAAATGTTACAAATGTATAGGGATTTAATAAAGTCAAAATGAAAATACTCCAGTTGGTAACAAAAAGACAGTATCGTGGCGCCGAAGTATTCGCTGCAAACCTAAGTAAAGAATTGCTTTTACTAGGACATGATATAATTTTTGTAGGCTTATATCGAAACGACAGTAATGTGTTGGAGGTTTCTGGCGCTCATCATGAAGATTTGGTTGAAGCGGAAAGAACATTTTCTGC from Christiangramia sp. OXR-203 harbors:
- a CDS encoding glycosyltransferase family 4 protein — translated: MKVLLLMNSLGAGGAERSMVEFAKFLHGKPDISVSFVCLERRKIGLEEEVEDSGVRTLYYWGKKGYKTKSQFLLKILRSERPDIIHSVLVDSNIVLRFARLFYKSGSVVQSLVNTPYSHERKKDNQLPWHKFLLAKQLDKWTARMIPDIFYHSITKEVLNHYIPIYGIKNNFRVIYRGRYENKFLGVKSENKNFTLINAGRQEFAKAQIDILKALKYLRSKYQLTDIKFQLLGRPGHYTKKINDFIAENDLEDQVEIPGFVKNVEERLVKADVFVFPSYYEGLGGALIEAFAAKLPCICSNIPVLKEVVGSEKGALFCDPGDYQKLGDNIYQLYNDENLRKELSEYSYTNFEKKYKLEKINTEMLQMYRDLIKSK
- a CDS encoding GNAT family N-acetyltransferase, producing the protein MNLNPINYSNDVPEIVALLRTSLSDNHTTENFMWKHYDNPFGKSYGLLARDKNIIVGARMFMFWEFRKANRVLRAIRPVDTITHPEYRGKGIFKKLTLQGLDDCKGEYDFVFNTPNINSFPGYIKMGWNKYDKDLNFKIALTFNLKRKGSIKLLEQKEFDLQNINLASPDFRTNFSGNYLRWRYLDKLYKVAKFEKDSIQVLLFYKLEKIKGVKTLIIQDILGDYQMHKSAVTALANYINVYIVFYLNTPLLNLNFYISKKRHNSIVVVKGDKEKIPASLSFSAGDLDGRL